The genomic stretch CGCCGAGGCGCTCCAACCCCTCCGCCATGCGGGCGGCGTTCGCGAGCACAACCGCCTCGATCACGTCGGGGCCGACCTCCAGCATCGCGCCCAGCGCCGCGTCGAGCGCGTACACGCCCGCCGTCGGGCTGGTGCCGACGTGGAAGCGCGTCGCGTCCGGGTGGAGGGCCGTCGAGACGGTGTCGAAGTCGTCCCAGTCGACGGGCCCGTTGAGCCAGCCGATGGTGGGCCGCAGCCGCGGGAGCAGCGACGGCGCGAGGGCGACGAAGCCGAGCCCCTGGAGCGCACCGAGCCACTTGTGCCCCCCCACCGCCAGCAGGTCGGCCTTGATGGCTGACATGTCGAGCCGGGACGCGCCGACGGCCTGGATGGCGTCCACGATGAACAGGACCCCGCGCTCGCGGCACAGCGCGCCGATGGCCTCCAGGTCGCACCGGAAGCCGGACAGGAACTGCACTGCCGAGACGGCGACGACGCGCGTCTCGGGCTGTAGCGCCGCCCGCACGTCGTCCACCGAGAACACGCCCTCCCGGTGCGCGACCGTGTCCACCTCGACGCCGAGGGGGGCGAGGCCGAGCCACGGGAGGTGGTTGGCGGGGAACTCGCAGCCCGGCACCACGACCCGGTCGCCCGGCCGCCAGTCGAGTCCTTGCACGACGAGGTTGAGGCCGTACGACGTGTTCGGCACGAGGGCGACGGAGGCCGCATCGGCGCCGACCAGGGCTGCGGCTCGCTCCCGCGCCCGGACGCCGCGGTCGAGGTCCGCCGGAAAGTTGTTGGGCGACCGATCCGCGAGGAGCCCCGCCCGTCCCGCGAGGTAGTCGGTGACGGCGCCCAGCGTGTGGGCCCCGAGCGTGCCCGTGGCGGCGTGGTCGAGGTAGACCTCGCCTTCCGGGAGGGGGAACAGGTCGCGGTAGGCGTCGAGAGTCACCGGGGCTTGGGGGTCGGAGGGTACAAGGTGGGGGCTCCGTGCGCCCCATGCCACCCGTCCGCCCGGAAGAAGGCCGGAACTTTGCGCCGCATCCGCCTCCCGCCCTTACTGGTCCTCCTCCTCCCGCTCGCGGCGTTCCTCGGGCGTCTCCTCGGCTTTCATCTCCTCGGCCTCGTCGACCATGTCGGCGCCCTCTTCCACGTCGTCCGCTTCCGTCTCCGGCGCCTCCTGAAGGGGCACCACCGACGGGTCGAGTTCCAGCTCGATCAGCATCGGGAAGTGGTCGCTGCCGACCGGGTCGAGGCGGCGGAGTTCGACGAGCGCGAAGTGGTCCGAGTGGAAGACGTGGTCGAGCGGGTAGCGCAGCCACCAGTGCTCGGCGTGGAACGTCGAGAACGTGCCCCGGCCGATGCGCGGGTCGAGGAGGCCGGAGAGGCGCTGGAAGAGGCGCGTCGTGTGGCTCCACGCGACATCGTTGAGGTCGCCCGCGACGACGATCGGCCCCTTCTCCTCGGCCGCCTCGCGTCCGGCGAGGACCAGTTCGGCGTCGCGCAGCGTCGCGTCCTGCTGGATGTCCGGGCGCGGAGGGCGCGGATGGAGCAGGATCACCGTCACCGGCTCGCCGGAGCGCAGGCGCACCGTTAGAAGGAGACTCGGCACCGTGTCTTCGACGAGGTGTCGCACCTCGGTCCGGTCGAGGGGCAGCTTGGATCGGAGCAGCATCCCGTAGGTGTCGTCCTGCGGGACCTCGACGGCGTGCGGGTAGGCGTCCGCCAGCTCTCGGGAGGTCTCGACCCACCAGGCATCGGTCTCGACGGCGGCGATGATGTCAGGGTCGGCCTCGCGGACGACCTCGAGCCAGCGGTCCCGGTCGCGGTTTTCCATCAGCACGTTCGAGACCACCAGCCGGAGACGCCGGTCCGGCGCGGCGTCCGCCGGGTTGGCGCGGACGGTCTGCTCGGGGTAGATCGACGTGTACGGCACCATCTGCGTCCCCTGCACGCCCACGGCCACCGCGAGCGCCGCGAACAGGCCCCACTCCCACCACGAGGGGTCGCCGAGCCAGAGGTTGGAGCCCACGTAGAGCGCCACGACGACGATGGCCGCCACCGTCAGTTGCATCCGCGGGAAGTCGAACATGCGGACCCACCACGCGTCCGTTCGCACGAGGGAGAGCGCCGTCGCGACGACGATGAGCCCGGCGAGGGCGATCAGGACGATCCGAAAGACAGACACAGGCACCGAGACGTGGGGATCTCGCCAACGAGGGCCGTCGGTGCCCGTTCCACCAGCACCGCTCAGGCGCGGGCGAACTGCTTGCCCTGGAGTTGCCGGACGAGCCCTCGGAACTCCAGCTGGAGCAGGTACACGAGCGCCGTCGAGGTGTCGAGGTTGGCCGCCGCGCAGATGGCGTCCAGCGGGCGCGGCTCCGGGGCGAGGGCGTCCACGAGCCGCTGCTCGACCCGGTTGAGGGGCGGCTCGGGCTCGGCGGGCGTCGCGGGCCGAGCGGCCGCCCCCCTCTCCCACTGCGGCGCCAGCACATCCAGCACGTCGGCGGCGGAGGTGGCGAGGGCGGCCGTCCCGCGCTGGATCTGCCGGTGCGTCCCCTGCGCCTCCGCGAACACCGAGGCGGGCACGGCGAATACCTCCCGGTTCTGCTCGACGGCGATCCCGGCCGTCAGCAGCGCTCCGCCCGACTCGTGGGCCTCAGCGACCACCACGCCTCGGCTCATGCCGGACACGATCCGGTTGCGCCGCGGGAAGTTGACGGCGTCCGGTGCGGCGCCGAGCGGAAACTCGGACACGACGGCCCCCGCGTCCTCGTCCAGGATCCGGCGCACATCGGCACTGTGGCGGTGCGGGTAGATGCGGTCGACACCCGAGCCGAGCACCGCGACCGTCCGCCCCCCCGCGTCGAGCGCGGCCCGGTGCGCCGCGATGTCGACGCCGTAGGCGAGTCCGCTGACGACGGTGACGCCCGCGGCGGCGAGGTCGCGTGCGAAGGCCCCGGCAACCCGCCGCCCGTAGTCGCTGGCGCGGCGCGTGCCCACCACGGCGACCGCGAGCGCGTCCGCCTCGGTGAGGCGCCCGAGGACCCAGAGGTGGGACGGCGGGTCGTAGATCTCGCGGAGCAGAGCCGGGTAGTCGGGGTCGGCCACGGCCACGAGCCGGGCCCCGACCGCCTCGGCGCGCTGGAACTGGGCGTCGACGGCGGACGCGTCGTCCCAGGCGCGGATCGCCTCGGCGGTCTGCCGCCCCACGCCGTTCACGCGCACGAGCCGAGACGTCGAGGCTGCCATCGTGGCCCGTGCGCTGCCGAACGCCGCCAGCAGCGCCCGCACACGCCCCGGCCCGACGCCCGGCACGAGCGACAGCGCAACCAGCGCACGCCGCTCGGCCTCGTCGGGCGGCGCGAGCGGTGCGGAGGGGTCCCGAGCGAAAAGGTCGGCCATGCCCGAACCTAGCGCGGACACGCTGACATCGGCTCTGTCATCCTACCATTTCTGTGCCCACGAATCCCACACGCGACGACGAACGCCCCGCCGGACCGAGTCCAGCGGGGCGCCTGGGGGGGGGACGCGTGGCGGGTTACCGCGTGCCGAGTCGAATGTCCCCGAAGTAGGCAGTCGCCGAGCCACCGGTGTTGTCGGCATCCGTCATGATGGCGACGCCCGAGATGGCCGGCGGGTCCTCGCCGAAGGCCGCCCGGTAGTCGCGCACGATGTCGCGGCGCTCGGTCTGCCACGTGCCCAGGCCGCTCGACCCGCTGCGGACCGGCACCATCTGGACCCAGTCCGTGTAGGCGTTCGGTACGATCTGGGTCTCGCTGGACCGGTTCGCCCAGACGTAGCTGAGCGCGCGGACCGGGATGTCGTCGTAGCCAAGGGCGCGCAGGGCGCGGTACTTCACCCGGTCCCCGAAGGACAGATCCGACGGGTCGTAGTCGAACGTGATGTAGATGCGGGCCGGGTAGTCGTCGCCGCCGCGGCTGCGGATGTTGCCCCCCGAGATCACATTCTCGGCCTTCCATCGCCACGTCATGATGGGAAAGCGGTTCGGGTCGAGGTCGAAGCGCCGGATGAGGCCCGAGGCGGACCGGTTGGCCTCCGCACGGATGACGGTCGAGCTGCCGTCGCGGACCAGCGCGTACTGGCTCCGTGGCGCGTCGCCGAGGCTCATCGCTTCCCACCCGTTGACGGTGCCGCCGGGGCGCATGTTGGAGAACGCCGCGACGACGTAGTCGGACGGTGCGAACGCGGTTAGCCCCAGGGCGAAGACCAGCGCGCTGAGTGAGAGAAGACGGGAGCGAGACATGCAGGGGAAGGGAGTGTTCGCCTCTCAAACGCTTCGTCTTCCGAATCCCTTTCCTGCTCCCTGTAGGATGTGGCCTACCCTGCGTGTCAGCCGCCCTCCTCGAAGGGCGGGCCCGTCAGCGGGAGGCCGAACCGGACCGCCGAGACAGTCTCCTCGCCGGTCACCACCCCTCGGACCGCCTGGCGGATCCGGTGTGGAATGAACACCCCCTCGACCTCGCGGTACTCGCGGAGGACGACCTCCACGTAGTCTCGGCGCCCGGCGCGGCGGCGGAAGGTGGTGATGCGCGACGGGCGCCCGTCGGCATTCAGCCCGATCAGCAGCGGCTCTTCCCGGCCGGGCACGAAGACGCGCAGCAGGTCGTCGGCGAGCCACTCGGCGCGCAGGTCGCGGCGGCGAGCCGCCAGCACGAGCGGGTGGAGCCACAGCGCCCCCTCCGCCAGACGCCGCGCCGCCTCGGGGAGGACTCGGACCGAGTCGCCGACCATGACCGTCGCAGTCGTACCGATCATCCAGGTGGTCTGCGGGACGCTGCCGAGGCGGACCGTCCAGCGCGCCGTGTCGGGGAGCGCGAGGTCCAGCGACGAGCGGACCGTCCGGGACGCGCCGCCGAGGGGAGCCCGCGTCTGCGACTCGACGCGGACCGTCCGCAGGGCGTCGATGCGGTCCCGCCCGCCGAGGGCGTCGGCGACGGCGTCGAGGGGGGCGAGCGGCTGGGCGACGGCCGCGACCGTGAGCAGGGGGAGCAGGAGCAGGCGGCGCATGGCGACAGAATAGCGCGCGGGGCGAACGCGCGGCCGGGCCCGGCGTCTGATGCCCTCCCCCTCCCTCCGACCATGCGCCTCGCCCTCTGCCTTCTCCTTCTTGTCGCTCTCCCGGCCTGCGACTCCGTCAGCGACGCCGTCGACAACGCGGCGTGCCAGGCGACGGGCTACGCCGACGGTGGAACCGTTCGCGCGACGGTCGGCAGCGACAGGTTCTCGGGGACCTGCATCCGCGTCGACACCGAGCAGGGGACGCTCACCATCGTCGGGGCGGACAACGTGGTCTCGCAGAACAACCAGGAGGTGATCACGCTCGTGCTGCCCTCGTCCGAGGCCCGCACCTACACGCTGGGCTCCGACGCGGCGACGGCCGTCTACGTGGCACGCACCGAGGACCCCAACGACCAGGACGACGAGACGTACGCGGCGGTCAGCGGGACCCTCACGGTCGAGTCGGCCTCGGCGACGGCGGCGCGGGGCACGTTCGCGTTCACCGGGCGGACGGTCGGCGGCACCGAGGTGACGGTCAGCGGCGGGCGCTTCGACGTGACGTTCTAGCGACGGAGGTGGGGCGTCGCGCGTCGGGACTCCGTGCGCCTCCCTCTCTACCGCACCACCGCGCCGGGCTCACCGTGGGGGACGACCGGCTTCAGGGCCCCGTCGCGGTCCTCGGCGAAGAGGATCATGCCGTTGCTCTCCAGCCCACGGATGGTGCGCGGCGCGAGGTTGGCGACGACGACGACCTGCGTGCCCACCAGCTCGTCCGGTGAGAACCACTCGCGGACGCCCGACAGGATCTGGCGCGTCTCGAAGCCCAGGTCCACGTCGAAGCGGAGGAGCTTGTCGGCCTTGGGGTGGAGGTCCGCGGCGACGATCCGCCCGACGCGGAGGTCCAGCGGGGTGAACTGGTCGAACGTGATCTCGTCCGAGAGCGCCGTGTAGGGAGCAGCGGGCTCGTCCGTCTCAGTCGCGAGGTCGGAGGGCTCGGCGGCGGCGGAGCGGTCGGCCAGGAGCTGGCGCTGGGCCTCGACGGCCTCGTCCTCCACCTTGGCGACCAGGATGCCGGGCTCGCCGATGGGGTGGCCGGTGTCGAGGAGCGCGGTCCCGGCGTCGGCCCAGCCGAGGCCGTCGGTGCCTGCGCCGGTCGAGGAGCGGACGCCGGTGAGGGCCAGCATCTCGCGCAGGCGAGCGGCGATGCCCGGGACGACCGGGTCGAGGAGGATGGACAGCCCGGCGGTCACCTGGAGGGCGACGTGGACCGAGTTGCGCATGGCCTGCTCGTCCGTCTTGCGCGTCTTCCAGGGCTCGGTCTCCTGGAGGTACTGGTTGCCCTTGCGGGCGAGGTCGACGGTGAGGGCGACGGCCTCGCGGAGCCGATACGCCGTGTACGCCTCGCCGATGGCGGCGGGCGCGGCGGCGAGCGCGTCCAGCATGGCCCGGTCCGCCTCGGTGGGGTCGACGAGGGCGGGGACCTGGCCGTCGCAGAAGCGAGCGGCGAAGGTGAGCGCGCGATTGGCGAAGTTGCCGACCACGTCGGCCAGCTCGCCGTTGACGCGGTTCTGGAAGTCCGACCACGTGAAGTCGGCGTCCTTGGTCTCCGGCAGGCCGACGGCCAAGGCGTAGCGCAGCAGGTCGGCGTCGAAGGCGTCGAGCGCCTCGGCGGCCCAGACGGCCCAGCCGCGCGACGTGGAGAGCTTGCGCCCTTCGAGGTTCAAGAACTCGTTGGCTGGGACCTGGGTGGGCAGCGTGAACTGCGGAAGCGTCGGCTGCGCGGCGTTGGCGGTCATCAGAATGGCCGGGAACGTCAGGCAGTGGAAGACGATGTTGTCCTTGCCGATGAAGTGGACCAGTTCGGGCTCGGTGCCATCGGGGTGCACCTGCCAGTACCGGCGCCACAGCTCGGCGTCGCCCTCGGCTTCGGCCCACTCCTTAGTGGCCGAGAGGTAGCCGATGGGCGCGTCGAACCAGACGTAGAGCACCTTGCCCTCCGTTTCGCCGTCGACCTCGGGCGGCACGGGGATGCCCCAGTCGAGGTCGCGCGTCATCGAGCGGTCGGCCAACCCGGCCTGGAACCAGCTCTTGACTTGGCCGAGGACGTTGGGCTTCCAGTTCTCGCGCGTGCCGATCCAGGCCTCCAGTTGGGGCTGGAGGTCGCCGAGGGGCAGGTACCAGTGCGTCGTCTCCCGCGTCTCGGGGGTCGCGCCGGAGAGCGCGCTTCGAGGCTCGATCAGGTCGTCGGGCGAGAGCGTGGAGCCGCAGTTCTCGCACTGGTCGCCGTAGGCGTCCGGGTAGCCGCAGACGGGGCAGGTGCCCTGCACGAAGCGGTCGGCCAGGAAGAGCCCCGCCTCGGGGTCGTAGAGTTGGGTGGTCGTCTTGCGGACGAACCCGTCGGCGGCCTCAATGCTGCGGAACAGGTCCTGGCTCGTCGTCCGGTGCATGGCCGACGACGTGCGGCCGTACGTGTCGAAGGCGATGCCGAAGCCGTCGAAGGCGCTCTTGAGCTCGGCGTGGTAGCGGTCCACGATGGACTGCGGGGTCACGCCCTCGCGGCGGGCGCGGATCTCGATGGCGGCGCCGTGCTCGTCGGAGCCGCACACCCAGACCACGTCGCGCCCGGCGAGCCGTTGGTAGCGGACGAACAGGTCGGCCGGGAGGTACGCGCCGGCGAGGTGGCCGAGGTGGAGCGGGCCGTTGGCGTACGGCAGCGCGGAGGTGACGAGGAGCGGGCGGGACATGTCGGGCCGGAAGGGGGCGGCCAAGCTACCCGTGTCGTCCGTGAAGGTGCCGGGGGGACGGGGCGGCGTGCTCTGCCTCGGGGCGAGGGTGGGCAGGGACGCGAATCCTAACCGTGGTGGATCATCTTCTGATGGTGGGGACTGATTCTGAGGTGCTGGGGGATGGCTTCGAGGACCCGGGGGACGCCGTCGGGGGCCTGGGGAATGACGTTTCGGTCCTGGGGAGCGGTTTCGAGGGGCTGGAGAGTGACGGCTACGGCCTGGGGAATGATTTCTGGGCCTGGGAAACGGTGTCCCGGTGGTGGTGGGCGATTCGTTCGGGGTGGTGGGCGATGCCTGGTCGCGGTTGCGCTTCGGGGCCGCCGGGTGGGGCCGCCTCGGTCCCGAGGCGGGCGTGAGCCCGGGGGCAGGCAGACTCCGTTCTACGGGTCAGACTCCCCCCTCTCACCATGCGTCTCCATTGGCTCCCACTCGCCCTTCTCATGCTTCTCAGCCCGGTCGGCGCCGCGGCCGCCCAGACCGTCTTCGCGACGGGGCTGGAGCAACCGATGGGAATCACGCAACTATCGGACGGGCGGATTCTGGTGGCCGAGTTCGGACCGAGCGATCAGGTGTCGGCCTTCTCCCCCGACGGGACGCCGCTCGGGGTGTTCGCTTCCGGGCTGGAGGACCCGGCCGGGATCGCGCAGCTGGCTGACGGGCGCGTGCTGGTGTCTGAGTTCAACGACGCCCGGGTGCAGGCCTTCGAGGCGAACGGGACACCGCTCGGGACCTTCGTGACGGACTTCGGCGACAACGGACGGGGCGCCCCGTTCGTCATTTCCCAGGCAACGAATGGCACCGTGCTGATCAGCGACAACTACGCCGGGGCGGTGCGAGGGTACTCCCCCTCGGGCGTGGCGGCGGGGAACTTCGCCGAGTCACTGTCGGACCCGCCGGGCGCCGCGCGGGGGGTGCTCCGACGCGCGAATGGAAGCGTGCTGGTGACGTTCACGGGGCCGCTCGACGCCGTGCAGCAGTTCGGGGCTGCGGGCGGCTCGGGGAGCGTCTTCGCAACGTTGACCAGCGGCGACGCCGGGCAGATGGTGGAGTTGGCCGACGGCTCGATCCTGGCGCTGAACTGGTTCGTCGGGGAGGTGCGCTCCTTCTCGTCGACCGGCACGGACACCGGGGTGGTCGCGACGCTCCCGGACGTCTTGGGCGGCATCGTGCGGCTGGCGGACGGGCGGGTGCTGGTAACGACCGATGGCGGGACGATCTACGAACTCGGCCTGGACACGGCGCTGGAGGCGAAACCGCCGCCGGTCTCCATCGGGACGGTGCAGCCGAACCCGGCTCAGGGTACGTCGACGCTGTCGCTGACGCTGACCGTCGGCGGGTGGGTGACGGTAGACGTGTTGGACCGTCTGGGCCGCATCGTGGCGGTGGCGCACGAGGGCCCGCTCTCCGCGGGGGCGGTGCACGCGATACGCCTGGACGGGTCGGGACTGGCGTCGGGCGTGTACGGGGTCCGGGTGCGGGCGCCGGAGGGCGTCGGCGGACACGTGGTGTCGTTCGTGCACTGAGAGGCCTCAGCAGGAAGACCGAAGCGACACAGTGACGTGCACCACGAGGCCGAGATCATGGGATCACACGAACCTGCACGAATTCAGGCACGATGGCTTTGGGGGGCGGACGGTTCGCCCGATCTATTTGGGGTCCCTCCTCTCTAGCCCCGTAGTCTCATGGCCTCGACGATGTCCCTCACGATCAACAACCTGCCGACCTCGGGCGCACCGAGCGATCAGGTGTACGTCTGCCTCCTGGGCAACGACCCGTCGGCCCCGGACACCTCGTTCGGCTACCTCGACTTCGCCACGGGACAGGCCGTGTTCTCCGACAAGACCAGTTGGGCGATGGACTCGGCGACGATGGCGACCACGCTCGACCAGATCACCTTCCCCCTAGCGGTGCCGGACATCAACAGCGGGCGGATCTACTTCTCCGTCGGGGCCCCCTTCCCGGCGTTCCCAGCGTCTGGCCCGACGGCGAGCAAGGACAACGCGACGCTGTTCGACAAGATCGAGTTCGACAGCGGCTCCAACCCCAACATCAACGGGACGAGCGTCGACTTCTACGGCATCTCGTACGTGATCTCGGGGACGGACGTGAACGACGGCGCGGTGCAGTACGGGTTCGACAAGAGCCGGTCAGAGATCATCGGGGCGCTGACGAGCATTCCGGCCTCGACGCCCACGACGCAGGAGAGCGGCAACACGGGCATCTTCGCACAGACGGTGGTCGAGGGCGCGGCAGCGAAGGCGGGACCCCCCATCCTGCGCGTGCTCGCTCCCAAGACGATGGGTCTCAGCGACTGGGGGGCGAACGAGAAGGAGTTCGTCTTCTGGGCGACCGCCTGCTCGCACTTCCTGGACGCCTACGTCACCCAGCACTGTTTCCGCCCGAACCGGGCGTTCAGCTTCTACGACAAGACGTACACGCCGGCCGGCCCCAACACGACGTACTACGGCACCACCGACGCGGACGGCACGCTGTCGCTATGGACGGATGCGGCGCACACCCAGCCGTACACGCCCGTCCCGACGCTGGCGCCACCCTGCGCCCCGTGGCCGCTTCCGAGCATGAAGCCACCCCCGCCGCACGTGCCGTCCAACTACCACAACGTGAACGGAACGCAGGACGAGATCGACTGGGGCTTCCTGTTGTTGGGCAACAGCGTCGGCACGGGGGCGGCAGACCACTGGGGCAACGACCCGCTGTGCATGGCCATCATGGTGTCGATCTGCCGCGGCGTGATGCACCTCGACGACGGGACGACCTCGTGGGTGGACGCGTCGCAGTACTACCAGGGCGCCGGCGTGCCGACCTCGGACACGGACGCTCCGTTGCCGCCGGTCAGCACGAAAAACCTGCCCATCTTCTACTACGCGTCCGTGCTCCACGAGAAGGGCCTCGATGGCAAGGCCTACGTCCTCTCGTACGACGACGTGTACGGCAGCAACCCGTCGATCTTCTTCGCAGGCCACCCCGACGTGACGATCGACCTGCACGGCCTCGACACCGTGATGGCCTGAAGGACGTTCCCGTTCGCCTCGGTGACGAGGCGGGCAGGGGCGGGTCGAGACGCGGGCGTCTCGGCCGGGGAGTTGAGTCTGTACGAATGCGGGTCCGCACGCCGACGGGGCTGCGCCGCTGGGGTAGATTTTACGCCCTCCTCCCTACCGACAGATCATGCGCGTTATGCGTCTCTTTACCGTTCTCCTGTTCGCCCTGAGCCTCGCCCCGAGCGCCCTCGCGCAGTCCGACTCCACAGACCCGTTCGCCGTCACCGTCCAGGGCGACACCCTGCGCGGCGACGTCGAGTTGAAAGACCCGCTCCTGGGCCGCCGCCACGTACTGATCGACGGGGAGCGGCGCGAGATCGACGAGTTCTCGTACCTCCAGGTCGACGGCGACCTGCTGGCCGTCGTGGACGGGCGCGGGCTGGCGAAGCTGGTCCAGGACGGCCGCGTGCGCTTTTACTCGCGCTCGGAGTACTCGCCGGGAACGCCGGGCTTCGGGGTCCCCGGGACGCCGGGCGCAGTCGCCGGGACGCCGGGCGGGAGCACTGAGTACGGCTACATCCAGATCGGCGACGGGCCGGTGCAGGACGCGACGACCGCCGCCCTCCGCCAGGCCTTCCAGGACAACCCCGAGAGCATGCGGCAGTTGGACCGGATGCGCACGCTGAGCACGACCCGCTGGATCGTGACCGGGCTGGGGGTCGCGGCGTTCGTGACCGGGGCCGCGCTGATGATCCAGGCCGAGGAGAACGGCGAGGACTACACGCCCTACGCACCGATCGTGGTCGGGGGCGGCGTCGCGATCGGCGTCAGCAACTTCGTCTTCCCGACGATGATCAGCGGCGCCCGGCGGCAGGCCATCGACGCCTACAACCGGGACTAGCCGGGTCGCCCCGCCTCGGTGCCGAGGCGCTCGGTGCCGAGGCGCTCGGTGCCGAGGCGCTCGGTGCCGAGGCGGGGCGAGGCGTCGCTACAGCGCGCCGCGCAACTTCTCGGCGGTCTGGACGCGCCCGATGGCGAGTGCGAACGCCGCCTCGCGCATGGTGCAGCCGAGCACCGCCTGCTTCTCGGCGGTGTCGTGGTACGCCTTGATCAGGATCCGCTCCAGGCGCTCGTTGACGTCCTCGACGCTCCAGCGGTACTGCTGGAAGTTCTGGCTCCACTCGAAGTAGCTCACGATCACGCCGCCCGCGTTGGCCAGGATGTCCGGCACGATGATGACGCCACGCTCGGCGAGGCGCTGGTCGGCCTTGGGCGTGACGGGCAGGTTGGCGCCCTCCACGATGAGCCGGGCCTGGACCGACTCCACGTTGTCGGAGTGGATGGCCGCCTCGATGGCCGCCGGGATGAGCACGTCGCAGTCGAGGCCCATGAAATCGTCTGCGCCGACGGCGTCGCCGCCGGTGAAGCCGCGGAGGGTCCGGTCGCCGCCCTCGCGCTGGACGTGGGCCACGGCGGCGTCCAGGTCGATGCCTTCGGTGCGGTGGTAGCCGCCGGTGTGGTCGCTGATCGCGACGATGGTCGCGCCGCGCTCGGCGAGCAGCAGCGCCGCGTTCATCCCCACGTTGCCGAAGCCCTGTACCACGACCCGCAGATCCTCGGGCGCCATCCCGAGGTGGTCCTTGGCGGCAGCGAGAGTCGTCAGCATGACGCCGCGGCCGGTCGCCTGCGCGCGGCCCTGGCTGCCCCCGAGTTCGAGCGGCTTGCCGGTCACCACGGCCGGGTTGTAGCCGTGCTGGCGGCCGTACTGGTCCACGATCCACGCCATCGTCTGGGCGTTGGTGCCCATGTCGGGCGCGGGCACGTCGCGGTTGGGACCGAGGATCAGGTGGATGCGGCTGATGTAGCGCCGCGTGACGTGCTCCAGCTCGCGCTCGGTGAGCTGCGGCGGGTCCACGTTCACGCCGCCCTTGCCGCCGCCGAACGGGATGTCGACGAGGGCCGTCTTGTAAGTCATCGTCTCGGCGAGCGCCTTGACCTCCTGCTCGTCCACTAACGACGAGAAGCGGATGCCACCCTTGAAGGGTCCGCGTGCCCCGTTGTGCTGGATGCGGTAGCCGCTGAACGTCGTAAACGAGCCGTCCTCGCGGTAGAGCGGCACCTCGACCTTCATCTCGCGGAACGGAGTCCGGATGAGCGTCCGCCACTCGGGGGACAGGTCGATCAGGTCGGCGGCGCGCTGGAAGTTGACGGTCGCGATCTCGTACGCCGGGACCTTGGGGATGTGAGACATCGGGAAGTCGGAAGAGGGACGGGCAAGATCGGAAGCGCTTTCGGGACGGGCCACCCGTGGGCCCGGTTTCTTTGCGACCGGCCGACTCCGCCATGACCCTACGCAGAGAGACCTGGCGAAGGGAGTGTGCCTTCGTTCCTCAACCCCACTCCCCTGTCCATGACCTTCACTCGTTCCTTGCTCGGCCTCCTAGCTGCCCTCCTCCTCTCCCTCCCTGCCCAGGCACAGCGGGGCCAACCCGACTTCGGCGAGGCCCAGATC from Rubrivirga sp. SAORIC476 encodes the following:
- a CDS encoding beta-1,3-glucanase family protein, coding for MSLTINNLPTSGAPSDQVYVCLLGNDPSAPDTSFGYLDFATGQAVFSDKTSWAMDSATMATTLDQITFPLAVPDINSGRIYFSVGAPFPAFPASGPTASKDNATLFDKIEFDSGSNPNINGTSVDFYGISYVISGTDVNDGAVQYGFDKSRSEIIGALTSIPASTPTTQESGNTGIFAQTVVEGAAAKAGPPILRVLAPKTMGLSDWGANEKEFVFWATACSHFLDAYVTQHCFRPNRAFSFYDKTYTPAGPNTTYYGTTDADGTLSLWTDAAHTQPYTPVPTLAPPCAPWPLPSMKPPPPHVPSNYHNVNGTQDEIDWGFLLLGNSVGTGAADHWGNDPLCMAIMVSICRGVMHLDDGTTSWVDASQYYQGAGVPTSDTDAPLPPVSTKNLPIFYYASVLHEKGLDGKAYVLSYDDVYGSNPSIFFAGHPDVTIDLHGLDTVMA
- a CDS encoding Glu/Leu/Phe/Val dehydrogenase, which encodes MSHIPKVPAYEIATVNFQRAADLIDLSPEWRTLIRTPFREMKVEVPLYREDGSFTTFSGYRIQHNGARGPFKGGIRFSSLVDEQEVKALAETMTYKTALVDIPFGGGKGGVNVDPPQLTERELEHVTRRYISRIHLILGPNRDVPAPDMGTNAQTMAWIVDQYGRQHGYNPAVVTGKPLELGGSQGRAQATGRGVMLTTLAAAKDHLGMAPEDLRVVVQGFGNVGMNAALLLAERGATIVAISDHTGGYHRTEGIDLDAAVAHVQREGGDRTLRGFTGGDAVGADDFMGLDCDVLIPAAIEAAIHSDNVESVQARLIVEGANLPVTPKADQRLAERGVIIVPDILANAGGVIVSYFEWSQNFQQYRWSVEDVNERLERILIKAYHDTAEKQAVLGCTMREAAFALAIGRVQTAEKLRGAL